AGACCGTTAGATATTCCGGTTTTGGGTTTGAGGTACACCTTACCGAACATTGTAACCTGAATTGTAAAGGTTGTTCGCATTTTTCGCCTTTAGCAAAAAAAGAATTCATGAATATTGAAGTATTCACAAAGGATATGGTCAGGATGTCCCAATTATTAGGCAACAATGACGTCCGAAGAATACGATTGTTGGGAGGCGAACCACTGTTGCATCCTCAGGTTAATGATTTTATGAAGGTTGCATCGGAACATTTTCCGGACATACGGCGTGAACTTGTAACTAATGGATTGCTGTTATCGAACATGTCCGATTCATTCTGGGAAACATGCCGGACAACCGGAACAATAATCATCATAAGCCGTTATCCGATTTCAATAGATTTTGCGGGGTTGGAAAGAAAATCTTATGCAAAAGGGGTGAAGATTATCATTGATTCGAATGAACCTGCAAAAGAATTCCGGAAAGATATATATGATATTGCAGGTTTACAGAATGAGCAATTGTCACATTCGCGTTGTACATTAGCTGGCCATTGTTGTCAATTGAACAATGGCCGATTTTATCCTTGCACCATTTCGGCTTATTTCCATCATTTTAACCGTTATTTCAATTTGGGAATTTCATTATCGGATGATAACTATATAGATATATACAAAGCCCGGTCGAAAGAAGAGTTTTATCAGTTGATAGCAGCCCCAGTGCCTAATTGCAAATATTGTAATTTGGAAGCACAGGAATTTGGACTAAAATGGGAATATTCGAAAAAAAACATGAATGAATGGACTTAATTCGATATACAATAAAATCCTCAATTTATCATAAGATAGAACTATTATTTATTATTTTAATCATAATCTTTTTATTCCTCTAATTTAGTTTTTTGACAAATAAAAGGCCATGATTTCATTTTTCAGAAAGTGAGTGAATAATTTATGATTGAACAGTGAATATTTTCTATTTTGTTCCACTAACTTGTCTGTCCATTTTTCAGCATTAACAATTTCATAATCCTTAAGAGGTTTCTGTGTCATCAATTTCAGATGCAATTCAGATTCCTGAGGAGTCGGGTTAAAGCCGAACTTTTGCAATTGACCAAGTCTGATCCTGTCTGCATATATTTGTTGTTCCTTATATTTACTTATACTGATCTGTTCGGAATGTATCCTGTAATATAGAAGAAATGATGGGATATTGTTTACGATGCCTACTTTTGAAAGCTGAACCATCAAATCAAAATCAGCAGCATATATATATTGTTCATCGTATTTTATGTTATATTCAACAAGTGTTTCTCGGCGCAAAATCATACTGGGATGATAACTGATATTTGTCTGAAGCAGACGGATCTTACAGTTATCTTCGCCAAAAGTGCGAATACCCTGAGTTGTTGAACCATTTGCATGAAGGACAAATGCAAATGAACCCAAAGCAACGTAATCAGGATTGAATTCCATAAAGTTAAATTGGGTAAGCAATCTGTTTGGCATGGCTATATCATCGGCGTCCATTACGCATATGTATTTACCTTGAGCCAGTTGCATAGCTCTATTTCTTGACGGATAGTTTCCGATATTAGAATTATTAGTGATCAGCCGTATTCTCGGATCGTTGTATGATTGAATTACTTGTAAACTGTTATCTGTTGAACCATCATCAATAATGATAAATTCAAAATCGGCAAATTCCTGATTTAAGATACTTTCAATGGCTTCACCAACATATTTTTCAGTATTATATACCGGCATGATTACGGATACAGAGACAGGTAACATTTGTGTTATTGTTTTAATTGAATATGTTTTTCAAGTTTGTCTATGATATGGTTATCCTCGTTTTCATCAAATTTACGAGCAAAAAGTTTTTCGGAAAAAACTAATTGTTTGAAATCCTTACTCCTCCATATTTTTGGATATTCCGGTCCCTCGACCCAATTAATATTTCTGAGATTATTATTTACAATTGTATCGTTCCAATGGGTATTTTTTAACATGGTTTGAAACAGCATTTCATCGGGAATCAAAGTATATTTGTAAAAATCATACAGTCGAAATCCGGGGTGGCAAGTTTCGTAAATCCATCGTACACAGTCACCTGTAAGCGACCACCATTGGGAGCCGTTGTAAGGTTGAACATCTGTAAAAAATGTACGGATCATCTTCCGTTGTTTTTGTATTTCTACTAACTGTGCTGCCTTTTCATATCCTTCATCTTCAACAAACCATTTGTATTGAATTCGGTTTAAACCAAGTTCATATAATTGTGTAGAAGGAATAGTTTCGGCTTCTAAAAAATTTTTCCCTTTGTTTTCAAGAAAAAAACGATCTATTTCTGACTTTGTTTTTAGCGGAAAATCTTGTCCACTGATGAGGTGGACGTAGTCCGGATAAACGCCGTTAGCATACATGGTACGCATCAATTCCAGCGTAGCTTCGATCATGCCAAATCCACCCCACGTTATTTGTTTTTGCTGATCACAAAAAATAACATTGGACATTCCTTCAAATATGTCTTTGAATATGCCTATATATGACTTGCAATCTACATGGATAAATATAAATACGTTATCGCCTGAAATGATATTTACCAAACGATGAAGTTGGTGCGGGTTTTTATGTGCCAGAATCAAATATGCATTTACCATATTATTTTCGTTTAATTGCTGAACGGACCGGTTGAAGGAATCGTTCGAATAAGGACATGTCTTCAATAATGATATCAGCATCGCCATTCATCTCCTGATTGAAAGGAATGAC
Above is a window of Bacteroidales bacterium DNA encoding:
- a CDS encoding beta-1,6-N-acetylglucosaminyltransferase — encoded protein: MVNAYLILAHKNPHQLHRLVNIISGDNVFIFIHVDCKSYIGIFKDIFEGMSNVIFCDQQKQITWGGFGMIEATLELMRTMYANGVYPDYVHLISGQDFPLKTKSEIDRFFLENKGKNFLEAETIPSTQLYELGLNRIQYKWFVEDEGYEKAAQLVEIQKQRKMIRTFFTDVQPYNGSQWWSLTGDCVRWIYETCHPGFRLYDFYKYTLIPDEMLFQTMLKNTHWNDTIVNNNLRNINWVEGPEYPKIWRSKDFKQLVFSEKLFARKFDENEDNHIIDKLEKHIQLKQ
- a CDS encoding glycosyltransferase, with amino-acid sequence MLPVSVSVIMPVYNTEKYVGEAIESILNQEFADFEFIIIDDGSTDNSLQVIQSYNDPRIRLITNNSNIGNYPSRNRAMQLAQGKYICVMDADDIAMPNRLLTQFNFMEFNPDYVALGSFAFVLHANGSTTQGIRTFGEDNCKIRLLQTNISYHPSMILRRETLVEYNIKYDEQYIYAADFDLMVQLSKVGIVNNIPSFLLYYRIHSEQISISKYKEQQIYADRIRLGQLQKFGFNPTPQESELHLKLMTQKPLKDYEIVNAEKWTDKLVEQNRKYSLFNHKLFTHFLKNEIMAFYLSKN